The Anomaloglossus baeobatrachus isolate aAnoBae1 chromosome 4, aAnoBae1.hap1, whole genome shotgun sequence genome contains the following window.
GCATCATTTATAGCAGCCTGACCAATGTGGGAGATTAGTAGCCTCAGCTGGTGCAGAAGTACTGATTACACTAAAGGACATGACAGGTGTCATTTACACCTGGGCACATGCCTGCCAATATCCTTTTTTAAACTACACCGATAGGTGTGCCACACCTTCATTTGAACACTAGATATTTTTACAGGTCCAATGTAGCTGTCACGTTGCTTAATTTCGAGCCTATAGGCCAAGACTATACATCATAGTATAACTCAGCCATGTGGTGGTTTTACCATTGTGCACGTGTTCTGAGAGCAGCAGCACACTTCTGAATTTTGTATGGCTACTCTACACAAGCAAAGTATACCAAAACTGTTATACTGTATGACACGAATTTACCTTGGGATGCTGATGCAATTATAAAAGCTTATATCTGTGGGGGAGGGACATGAGTGCAGAAGCAGACATGACTGAGGGCATTTTATGGACCAAAAACGTATGGATATTCTAGTTTCATGCTTCCATGTGGGTCACAGTGGAAACAGGGGACCTTCATGTGACATGTGTCACCCTAGATCATAATCCATGCAAGAATGAGAAATTATAAGTCAGTACAGATTCCACTGTTGCAAGTTTTGATTCTTCAGCAATTTGAGAGTTTTTAAAGTGTCAGCTATTTTGTAGCTGGATTAAATTTTTGCTACATGGTTATGTGAAGTAGCCTCACTATAGCCATTGTTAAGAGCCCAAGTTACTGTTTTAGGCATGCACAGATGACCTATGTAAACTATGCAGAACAAAATAGTCTTGGTTTGTAAAATAAGCAATTGAGGATATTACACAACTACTCATTAGCCATTTTCAGACAGATGTTTTCTGTTCGGTCTGTTTGTGGCAATAGAAGAGGGGGAGGGAGCAGCAGATAACATTCCATTACAAAGCATCATTTTAAGAGCTAAACTACGTCAAGGGTGAAACTACAAAATGTAGGCAATGTTTTTTGGGGGAAACAGTCAAGGAAAGATAATGTAAGATCTGGATTTTAAAATGTGAAGCGTAATAAGCAACTAAATAGCTAAAAGCAAAACCACATTATATGGGTCAGGGCCTTAAACTAGAATACATAAGAGATACAATTTTGCTAGAGTATAAACTTGTCAATCTAGTGATCTCCAGGATCTGGCTACCTGAGGCCACTGAGCACACCAAGCTACCATGTGTCCTCCATTCGCAGACAGAATCTAAGGTTATGTCTATGTATCAGCAGGAGGGGGTGAAAAGGAATTTAAAACTGCACTCCACTTTACATAGAAGTCTGAACTTACTAGTCAGGATGAAAAACTTTATATTTCATGTAACAACCATTGTTCCATTTAAAAAGGTGTCTACACAATGATTAATTGATGTTGGAAGTGGGAACACCCTCATTAAGAGACTCATTTATGTATATATTAAACTTTTAAAGAAATTACAGGATGAAGTACAGCATATTAGGAAGCTTATTTACAGTATACTAGGATTGATCAGTGTACAACAAAACTAGAGATAGATCCATAACATCCAGTATTGAATTGTTGCATAAATTAATATCAGAGTACAAATAAACAAAGAATCAAGTAGAAGTGGTGATCTTTTTGATTACTGTTCAGGATGAAAAATTCAGGTACCAGGGTCCTCAGACAGGCATCACCATACTGTTATATAGAAATCTAACCTGAGACCACCATCTCCCAATTAATGGAAAACTCCACTGAAGGAGGTAAAAAATTCATTCCCAGACCCCTACAATATTAGCTACCAATCAAATATGAGGCTTGTGTCACTAATATGGTGTTGCCTGCTCATAGGAAGCCCTATTCCTGTCATACATATGTACATGCGTCACTACTGGCCAGCTCTTGGCTGGGAGGAGTCTAATAGCACCCAGGTCAGGGAAGAGCCAGGAACTAGGTGTGCAGGGCATGCCAGAGGTAGAAGTGGTAGGGTACAATTTTAGGCCCCAAGGATGAACTTTCCCTTCTGAACTATGGCTGCATAGACCCTATCTAGGTAGACCAAACCCACAAAAGGTCCCCACTCCAGAAAGTCTTGTGCCAGAGTTTAGTATAGATAACTGTGGACCACTACCCAGACCAAAAACAGCCTGACTGAGTGTCAAGAATCAGTTATGCACTTGCTCCCTGTGAAAGGatgaaaaatataatatataatatataatatataatatataatatataatatataatatataatatataatatatatgaaatgTGCGAAATTCCTGGATCAGACAAGTTGCCATAAGAGCTCTCATGAAGTCCTCCCATTCCACCTACATATGGCAAAGATTGGCCTGCCAggtattaaggtccagtcacactaagcaacttaccagcgatcccaacaacgatagggatcactggtaagttgctaggaggttgctggtgagctgtcacactgcgacgctccagcgatcccaccagcaacctgacctggcagggatcgctggagcgtggctacacgagttgctggtgagctcaccagcaaccagtgaccagcccccagtctcctagttacagcacacatcaggttaattaaccagatgtgtgctgcagctaaatgtgcacagagcagggagcagcgcacaatgcttagcgctggctccttgctctcctagttacagcacacatcgggttaattacctgatgtgtgctgcagctacatgtgcacagagcaggagccggcactgacagtgagagcggaggaggctggtatcaaaggtaaatatcgggtaaccaaggacagggcttcttggttacccaatgtttacattggttaccagcctcagcagaagctggctccctgctcactgcacattagttgttgctgtctcgctgtcacacacagcgatgtgtgcttcacagcgggacagcaacaactaaaaaatggcccaggacattcagcaacaaccaacgacctcacagcaggggccaggttgttgctggatgtcacacacagcaacatcgctagcaacgtcacaaaagttgttcgttaccagcgatgttgctagcgatgttgcttagtgtgacggggcctttagtctaccGTCTAGTAAGGTTGCCCCACCAGACCCTTCAAGTATATTGCATTATATGACAACAGGTCTTGGCTCAGACCCTGCCAAATTAAAAACTGGAGGGGAGCTTATTTAATATATGCAAGTTTTCATATATTGGAGGCTAAGAATATATAATACTTGTGGCAACTGATTGGAGCTATAGCAGGGTAAGCTCTTCTCTGCTTGTATGCTTAAGAAATAAGGGAGAAGGTTTAGGTTATTGAAGTTTTATATATTCTATTTAGCAAGAGCCATCTCCTCATTTTAAAGATAGAAGTGAGGACTGCATAGGAGGTAGCTGTTTGTTCCAGTTGATATTTAGACCCAAGTATAGACTGTGCTCAGATCACATTCAATGCTAGAGGCAGGGGTATGCTTAAGATACAGGTGTGTATTGCTTTTGTAGACAGTGCCTTTGCAATGgtgacatggaaaaaaaaaaaaaaaaaaacaccaaaaccctgTGCAAgaaatatgggccctttgcagcccaagatctCATCAAAATGCAGGCCAGCAGGTGGTGGTATGTGTTGGCAAGGGACTACATTGGAGGTTGTCTGGTCAATATCCTCTATGGTAGCCAGGAAGATTTGACAGTTGGCAGTTTAGAGAAGCCACGCTTGAGTTGAGTGGTTTTTCAAGGAGGACTTAATGTAAAGTACCAAAAATGTAAACCATCATTGTGTGTAAAAAGCATGAACTATTCATACCAAAAGATGTGGTCTGCCTTATTCCTACCCCATCTAGATGTACCCTGGGAAAGGGTTTTGAGCGCCAGGAACCAGGTAGGAGCACTGACAAACTGCACAACACTGCAGAAAAGCCATACCACCGCTCAGCACCTATGTCTGGGCCTAAGTGACTCCTGCACCTACTACTGGTTAGTACATGTTATACAATGACCCATGAGGATCATAAATATTCTGGTTTTGGAATGTAACTACAGTATTTAGTTTTATAAGagccactggattataagacccacccaaaatttagaggaggaaaataaaaaaaaaattaaaattgggtgtccatcttataatcctagtatgCCTTATAATAGCTCAGAGGGGAGTGGCagtggggggggggtagggggtcgAGTGGAAGGAACGGCTCAGGAGGATCACAGGCGGTAGGGTCGGCGATTCTGCGGGCttggagggggtgtcgtggctcaggagggtcagtgatactgcgggcTTGAGGGTATTGCGGTAGGCGGCATTTATCTACCAGCGTGTTGTGCATTCCATTGAACTGCTGGCGGTTGAcacaatgaacttcaagaaaatgaccatgGAGGCAGTGTGTGCAGATTAGCTTCTGTGGCCATTTTTTGTGAAGTCCATAGCATCAAGCGCTGGCAGTTCAGTAGAGCCCACCACCATCACAGACCCTGCTCTACCACTGCCACCCTGGTAAGGcatatctggattataagacgcacctccattttccccccagtttttttttgggggggggggggggggggggaggtgaagtGTGTCTTATCTGGAAAATACGGTAATTGCCTCCTGCGTTGAAGCAGGCAGAGTGCTGTAAAGCCCTCCTTAAAATGGTTTTAAGACCTGTGATAAGTCTAGCATGTACTGTTTCTAGAACTCTGAAGATCATCAGAACTCTGGTAGGTCTGCAATACTAGATTCCATTTCTTGCTTATAGGCTGGGCAAGAAGTTCTCTTCCCAAATTTGAATGGGATGTATTAACGCTAAATATACATTCAGCTCTGATTTGTAGTAGCTACAGCATGAGGATTTAGACCTGAAAAAGAAAAGTTCTCATGGCACATCATAGTAGTTCCTATGTTTCCACCTCAGCACATTAGGACAGGAGGAAGGTAGGAAAACAGATTTGCCATATAATTTACTGCATAACCCAACTCAACCCATTTTCACAGTATTCCTATCAAATGGAAGGCACTACATTACTTTATATTTGAGCAGAGGCATACACATTCTGAAGGTACTAATGGTTTCTTGAAATAACCTCTGCTGTGTTCCTTCACCTACTTGAATATGCAAGCTGTCTAAAGCATATGCACATGGTGGTCTAGCCACTGCTGGTGCGTGGGGAGGAATTAAACCGTAATTCCATGGCGCTATTACAATATTGATAGTGGGAGGGAGAGAAATGCAACTGAAGGAAGGCATAAACAAGTCAAGATTGGTTCATATGCCAGAAAGGTGTTGTAAATGGGGGAAGGTTAAGTGGATCCTGATCTGAGATTGTGAAAGGGGGAGGGGAATCATCATTTAGATGACTGGACCTGTTCTGAATGTAGGTCACAACTTTCTGGGTCAAACTGTATACCCACGAGTGACTGTCAGCTGTTTTTTGAAGTTATACTAAAATTGATATAGCAAAGGCCTCAGCTTAATAGATGACTAAATAAACCTTAGGACTTAGACTGCTTAGAGCAATTTCACAACAGTCTTAGGTTAGTAGGTGAAAGTAATGTTTAACTATATAGAACAAATAAGTAAACTATTTACCTTCAGAAGCATTCTCGTCTTATTTTCCTGCTTCAAGTAGATCATTGGCCATTTACTTAGAAATTAGACAAAATTTATCAAAGGGCCTAGTGGAGCAATTTCATGTAAACAGATTTTGCATGCACATGCTCTCCAGGACCCAGAAATGTTGGGTCCCATggtcataaatgctgtggcagagtGTTGTGGTATTGCTACAGTTATGCATCAAAGTTGCAGTTTCTTGGAATTGTGATCATAGAAATAGAACCATGTCAAGATGCATTACATTGCAGTGATTGAAGTACCACTGCCCCTTTCTGACCACATACAAAAGGCAGACTCATGCTGACTGTCATACACTTGCTCTGCAGAGTGAAGTTAAGTGTTTCCCAACAAATGTCAAGATGTATTGATTTAATATGTaccaagttccacaattggatgtgtttaaaagaaTGATTCCCAGCACCATGCAGGAACATTGATTCCTTCCTGGCCTAGGAGATGTGGTGACAAGAATATACAGACAGGACATCTTGAGATCAGTTAAGTGTGTGAGGTGAGCCATTTTGCTTTTAAagcttttacctcacagaaagccgtATCTGATCCCATGCAGTCATGGCTGCATACTTTTGTTTTCACCCCAGGACCTGTCATATGTTCAGACCATTTTCCAGTATGGTCAGACATGTATTAGACAGTAAGTCACAGGAGCACATTTATAAAAGATTCAggacaatgtttgtttttttttttttaaacaaaaacacaaacaaacatTTAGTGGAATTACAAGAACtatattgattaaaaaaaatgcaCTGTGGGACACAAGCTGGCTCTGGTGGCATACTGCCCTTGATTTGTTGGTCAACATGAGCCGCTGCCCCATCTTATCTATGGTACAAGATCTCTTCCTGGGGAATGGGTAGGGGAGCAAGAGGGTAAATACCCAACCCCTTTAAGAAATCCACCCCCCACAAAAGTTGTGCCACCTCTAGACTGAGAACACTTGATCTCTGCACTTGCCTGCCTTCTACAAATACGTAAGGTGGGAGTGGAGGACCATCAGTGGACCAATTATATGAAGATAAGAACTAATGGTTTAAGTCGCCCATACCAAGAGTTGTACTAataagaggaaggggggggggggggggggataggaACAGTTACACCATGAAACAAGTACTACCTTCTAGGTCAGTATGAACATTAAAGTTACCTACCTGTGCATGGAGCGCTGCTGCTGCGGCGGCTGCTGCCGGATATGTAAACGCAGCATGAGGAATTGCTGGGGCCAGCTCTGTGGTGTACAGTGGATAGGGAGACCAAGCTTCTGGTGAGGCTGGGATTAGTGCAGCACCTGTTAGGTCGTCTACACATAAAAAGGGATTGGAGATACAAATTATTTTTATGCCTAGTTCCAGACAATTGTAAGCAGTCAGTAGTGCCCTGAAATGTTGGTTATGAAGGACCTTGCAAACCATCTAAACAAACTGACAGACTTTAATATACAGGATTGTTAATGACAGATTGCTGAAATACTATAATTAAACAATGGCCTAATTTTCAAACATGCCACACCATTAAATTGTGTTGTGCCTTCATTTACCATGCATGTAATCATTTTAGAGGGATGAAAGTCTGGTGCTGCCAGTATCAAGCAAAGCAACTAGTGTCAAGTGCAGGCTAAAGATTTAAGAGCTGAAAGTTAAAAATTTGTCCtaggttaaacaaaaaaaaaaaaaaaaaaaaaaaagtaaaagtgagATTTTAGTGGTCGatgccatcttttcagttagccattaaaacaaAAACTGGGTAGCCATTTATTTTTTTCAGTTTAAAATCAGAATGCCTCATTTTGACAGTGAAAGTTAATTCAACCTATAGCTAAGCCTTTAATGAACAGATTATCCACACTAGCATTTAGCTATAGAACCTGGACATGCGTTGTCCTGGTCACAATAAAGTCTTTAGAGTCAATGTAGCAATCTTTATATCAAGCAGATCCTTAAACAGAAATCTTAGCTGGTATTAGAAAGTTGAAAATCAATAATTAAAGATATAGTTAAACCTCAAGTGTCTCCTAGAATACAACAGAAAATTAACAAGCTCTTTACAAAAGTAGTGAAAGAACTTACAAGGATCTCGTGCAATGAAGTGTGCTCCAAGTGCAGGGTGGAGGTTTGTGGGGTTAGGTGTAGCCATTAATTTGTTCTTAGCCATCTTTGTGTTGGCCTTTGCAAATTCTAGTCTTAAGGTTTGTGGGTTTTCTGGATCAAAACGGATACCCTAAGGAAAGTAAGAGCCAAATTGAAAGTCTTTAAGCACAAACTTTAAATACAACATTTAGGCTGTGCCCACGTTGtgtatttgcgtgcagttacgctgcgtatagcactgcagcgtaaatgcatgcgtcctgtgtccccagcacaatctaagaTTGTGCATaagccatgcgcacgttgcgttttagaacagtgatttgcatgctgccatgtcgctgcattctaaaaagaaacatgtcacttattctgttaactttggatgcaggtcctgctctatggtgggggctgcatccagagcgcatgaaatggtctttcactgcattcattatgcagtgtttctgcagcgatttgctgtcaaattgctgctgaaatttctgcagggacacaatgcAACATGGGCACATGGTCTTTCTTATAAAGTGCAGAGGTAAGGCTATGTCCATTAGATATTTCTGAATAATGACATTGAATTTACAACTACACAGTACCAAGTCTAGGTGAACAAAGCCAAGACACGCAAGGCTCCATCATCAAGTGTTAGGCtatgaccacactttgcgtttccacctgcgtttcagctgtttaggtccgttttgaagtccacctttttcatgccaaaaggcatgcgttttgattttccatgatagtctatggaaaatgaagaTTACCTGACTGCACTTTGCATTTCAAAACGCTGTGTttcatttgcataatttgtggcaaaaaccatgcgttcaaagaagcagcatgtcaattgtttttgccatttctgcagcgttttgctaacattgaagtcaatgagaagcatCAAAAAGAAACATCCATCAAAATTACagcgttttacatgtttttttggtgcagaaactgTTTGACTTCAAAACacatgcttttcagacattaaaataatggaataatatgtccctttacacagtgACAAATTAATGAAaagtatgattttattgctattttagcaattaTAAAAAAGCTATAATTTCATGAattactattttctttattaaatcaaaaaatatatatgttttgtttttctcttttcattctgtttgactatttaatctttatttagcagtgtcttgatgttcaaaacgcatctgtcaaaacgcaagggaaaatttaaaaagtgctgaaaacgcatctaaaatgcagtaaatacgcatgcgtttttagagcCAAATTTCTTAAGGCAACTTTGCCTAAATCAatgccaaaacgtgcgttctgaactgcaactagcatgacgcaaagtgcggtcatagtctTAGACCAAGATCACATCTCTTGAATTTGCAAAGTGTACTGCAAGTCTGCAGCAACTTACAAGTAAATTGTTTTCAAAATCAGTCACATcgtggagaaaaaaaattccacatgAAAACTTAAGCATTTGTGGATTTCAAATCTGCAGCATTCATATGGATTGGAACCCTAGTCAATGTTTAGTAAATTGAGAAGATAGATATTTGCAATGAAATTCACAAGTAACTGATGTGGATTTGTAACCGATTCTGTAATAGAAATCCTCAAACTGCAGTAAAGTTTTGTCAATGAAGACTCCACTTGCTCAGGAATTTCCAGAGCTCAAAAATAAGCCATCGGGATGATGAAGCCCAGTTCAAGATATAAGCAAGTCTCAGCATTTAATTTGTATCAAAAACCACAGGATCTGCCATGAATGCAAGATTAGACTCTATACAAGGTTTCAATGACCAATGCATACAGTCAGACTTCCATTTTTTTAATGCAATACTTTCTCCACTTCTATCCTAGACACAATTTTAAAGTTATTTTAAGTGGAGAAAAAGCCACTTACGTTTAAGGCATTCTTTGCAGCTTCTGCAC
Protein-coding sequences here:
- the RBPMS2 gene encoding RNA-binding protein with multiple splicing 2, with the translated sequence MSTLKADTEHNNNLEEEVRTLFVSGLPIDIKPRELYLLFRPFKGYEGSLIKLTSKQPVGFVTFDNRAGAEAAKNALNGIRFDPENPQTLRLEFAKANTKMAKNKLMATPNPTNLHPALGAHFIARDPYDLTGAALIPASPEAWSPYPLYTTELAPAIPHAAFTYPAAAAAAAALHAQMRWYPPSDATQQGWKSRQFC